The Salvia splendens isolate huo1 chromosome 20, SspV2, whole genome shotgun sequence nucleotide sequence AGCTTTTGGATTTCAAGAGTAagtaaatttaatttgatttttagcTATGCATTcagatttgattttttatatttgtttttgtAACCAAATTGAGCGtgagattttaaaaataattaggaaaataaattgttttgggCATGTTTGGACAGCCGTAAACAGATGGCAATTGGCAAAGTGTTGAAAGATGGGGTTTGGTAGCCATGAATTCATGATCATCCTCTTGCTTAGCTTTCCAATCATTGTCTTCTAGTATTGGCACTGTCCAtgatattttaataggagtataCCACAAATtgttgtgtgctttttattaaatataagtatataaaaatatgtggtGAAACATAATGGCCATACCATATTATCCTCTAGGAAGTTGCTTTGTCTAATCAAAAATTACCCAAATCATTTTGATAAACCCTAAACATGTCTAAATACTCTTGCACGGATTCATAAATGACCCTGCTGAAATGAATACTTTCtttgttccatagtaatagatcatttttctattttaagtattataataataaagtcttttctttttatagtaaaaaataagACAATTTTCTCATTCTTATTTTTTCCGCTTTCTTACTTTAGTCATTCTCActgttttttctctcttctattttattatctttttatttaatacattacacatttttttcttaattttgtaCATGAAAAAATGCATCCATTACTATAGAACggatattattttcattttagttttagTAGAGGTAGACTAGTTATATTATCATAAAAGTACgatataaaatattttgttataagTTTATAACATACCAATATaacaaaatcttattttacatataaaaaaataatagtacgtatttttaaaaattgagtaAGCAACAAAAAAGTCTCCAGACAATGTAGTTTGCACCATTTCGGTACCTgttaaaaattactactacagTATATAACCTCTCAACAAagatttaattacattttagaTATTTTTGCATTATTTGGAGTTTTTGTTCTTCATCACTTTTTAGTTTTAAGAGATATTATAAtctttatatttaatattaatttatcttTCATCCCTTCTCTCTCTTAATGTTTATTTAATTCCACACTCATATCTCTCATTCAATTCAAgatatttgaaaattatttttagtaTGTGTAtagatgtttttattttgtagtgtgtatattttgtttgcaatttttttttctgttataTCTACTATATACGTATGCATATTTCTGTTTGTAAATAGGCTGCTTATGTTTTATGTTATGTATGTTGAtgtttgaaatatttatatttccGAATAACTCTACAAGACTACGATAAACCATGGTCATAACCACCCTTTATTTATCCCTCATTGTTATCTGTACTATTGTCTATTAGGGCTCATTAACCCAATTAAACTAGCTAAGTTGCTAATCATTAAGCTTCAATATTAGTCATTAGATAgttaatactataaattagtagtactatctttatttttttattactatcaCCAAATTGTTTCACAaccaatattaattaattataaaaaattatcaatttaaATCATAGTaataactttttattttttttcaactatTCCACAATACTCAGATCTGAAATTAATATGCCCAAATTAAATATGATATGACAACAGAACAACATATACATCGTAATCTTCAAATCAAAATTCAGAATAATATCGTCATGTTATGCTTGATTTTGTCATACTATTAGTTTCAATTCTGACCATTAtggaaaatagaataaaaactaaaaaataccataactttatattaataatttaaatggtAATTATTCCCTAATTATGTATAGCAATAAGTGTTACCATATCTATGATGATAATCTAGATGGAAATTCGAAACCCCGTCCACATAGCAATGACCCCAAAATTCCCTATATATAGATAGATCGATACTCACAATTCTCCAAAGTAATCAAATCATCAAATCCCTTTCCCCTCTCTTTTTGCAATGGCCGCCGTTCCCAAAACCGTAACCCTAGCGAAGCAGTCGACGACGGCTGCTGCGACGCCCCGATCCAGATCCCCAACGTCACCGCCAAAGTCCTAACCAAGGTGATCGAATACCTCAAAAaccacggcggcggcggcagcagcgccgagaaggaggagaaggacGAGGAGCTGTTCGGCGCCGGCGCTGTGAAAGAGCACCTCGACTATGCTGTAGCCGCCGGCTATCTTGACATCAAAGGTCTAGTCGATCTCCTATCGCGGAAGATCGCCGATCGGATAAAAAAAAGGCGGTGGAGGAGGTCAGGAGCATTTTCGACATTGAAAACGATTagacggcggcggaggaggaggagattaggaaacagtacttGTAAGAGTTGGAGTTCACATTCAAAGAAGGCTTAAGCTTGAAGATCAAGGCTGAAGCTTGCAAGAAAGAGTGCAGAAGAAGGAAAGAAGAGGCTGGAGCAAACTAGCCGTTGTGGCAGTTAGTTTGTTAGGAAAAGAGCAGTTAAAAGCTCATTGATTCTTTTCTTGatttagttagttagtagcagttacCACTTTGTCTTGAGCTTTAAAATAGCTCCTTTGTACTTGTATTTTACAGATTAAGCATTCAATAAAGAGGATCTCGTTTTTCTCCAAGAAACTCTCTCaattctactttattttctagtGTGTGTCTCTGTGATAATTCTCAACTGAGTGTGTGTGAATTACTTGAGTGTGTGTGAGTCTTGACTCTTGTGTGTCTAAActctaacaagtggcgccgtccgGTGGGAAATTGCTTTCTTGAGGCTGATTTGCAGAAGTTCAAGTGGTCTCAGAAATGGCAGCAAGACTAGATGCAGAGAAGTTCACGGGCAaaaatgattatggcctgtggaagattaAAATGAAGGCTGTGCTGATTCAACAAGGGTTGGCAGCTGTTCTTGCACCAgttgagaaaggaaaggctcctgTTCTTGATGATAAATCCCAGGCAAAGCTCGAAgaaatgcagctcaaggcacattctgcagttaTCTTGTGCTTAGGGGATAAAGTGCTTAGGGAGGTGCAAGAATCCAAGACAGCAGTGGAAATTCTGGAGAAATTGGATGAAGTCTATTTGGCTAAATCTCTAGCAAATAGACTCTACTTGAAGAAGAGACTATATTCCTACAGCTTCTCCACAGATAGATCAATATTGGAACAGCCGGAGGaattcaacaagatcattgatgatctgggCTCGGTTGATGTCAAaatttcagatgaggataaagctATCTTGACACTTAATGCCTTGCCCGTTTCTTATGATCAATTGAGTGATGCCATCATCTATGGCAGAGACAAGCCAATCACCTATGCTGAGGTGTACTAAGCTCTAATGGCCAAGGAGCTTCAGAAGACTACCAGTAGAGGCTCTAATGTTCAAATTGCTGAGGTCTTGAATGTCAAGAAGTTTCAGAAacaaaaattcaagaaaaaaattgatgatTTCAAGCCTTCCAGCTCTAACATTCAAAAAGAAACCAGGtcttgccattggtgcaagaaaccaggccaTTTTAAAAAGGATTGCTATGCATGGAAGAGGAAACAAGCCACTGAAGGGCAGAACACTTCTGATTGTGTAGAAAGTGCAGACCCTCCAGCCCAGCTGATGAATGTGACTGATAAAGAAGTGGGTCAAAGGTGGATTATGGACTCCGGGTATAGCTTCCATATGTGTCCCCACAAAAGCTGGTTCCATGAGCTTCAAGAAGCAGAAGGAACTGTCCTTCTAGGCAACAATCATATTTGCCAGATTAGAGGGATTGGAAAGGTGAGACTATGTCTACAAGATGGCTCTGTAAAAATACTCACTGGAGTGAGATTAATTCCTGAGGTGAAAAGGAATTTAATCTCATTAGGGATGCTGGAACAAAAAGGCTTCAACATATTGATGAGTCATGGGAAATTGCTTGTGAGATCTGGAGGTGAGGttatgatggaggctgacagagatcATGTCCTCTATTATCTGAATGCAAGAGCTGTTGATGGTGAGAGTAATGCAGTAACAGATGAGAACTTAAGGCTGTGGCATTTAAGGCTGGGACATCCAGCTGAAGGGAGCTTGAAAGAGTTAATAAAGAAAGGCCTGATCTCTTGGGATAACATCAAGCTTAatccctgtgagcagtgtattcTTGGAAAGGCAAAGAAGGCTCCCTATCCTACAAGTATTCACTCCTCTATAGCTTCTCTAGattacatacatagtgatctatGGGGTCCCTCACCTGTAAATTCAGTTGGTGGTGGGAGGTATTATCTTTCTattattgatgactatacaagaaaGCTTTGGGTCTATATTTTGAAAGAGAAGTCAGAGACATTTTCAAGATTCAAAGTGTGGTGTAAAGAAGTGGAGTTAGAGAAGGGGAGAAGTGTGAAATGCCTGAGGACTGATAATGGATTAGAGTATCTATCcactgagtttgatctgttttgtaaagaaaaaGGTATGAAGATGGTGAACTGTCCCTTGcaaccctcaacaaaatggggttgcagaGAGGATGAATAGAACTATTatggagagggtgaggtgcctactccTAGGCTCTGGTTTGAGCAGTAGGTTCTGGGGTAAAGCAGTGTACACATCGGCTTACCTAATCAATAAGTGTCCTTCTACAGCCCTGAAATCTGAGACACCAGATTATATGTGGTATGGTGCTCACAGTGACTACTCAACTTACAAGGtttttgggtgtgcagcctatgctcatgctaggcaaagtaagcttgaagccaAGGCTCTGAAGTACATTATGATTGGCTATCAGAAAGGGGTGAAGGGCTACAGGCTCTGGTGCATTGAGCCTGGAAAGCAGAAGACAGTAATTAGTAGTGATGTAGTATTTGTTGAATCTAACATGCCTTACTTGAAAGAAAAATTGGACTCCAGTAAAGATGatggtgatttcttcaaggtggagtcTGTGGGGCTAAGCCAAGGTGAAGGTGGAGTCAGTGAATCAGAGGATGAGTCTGATCCAAAGAATAATGGTGATTCAGCTCAAGGTGGAGCCAGCACTGAGTCTACTACTACTAGAGAATATCAGATTGCTAGAGATAGAGGAAGGAGGAATGCTAAACCTCCTGAGAAATTCTCTGATGTAGTGTATTATGCTCTTTGTGCTGCAGAGAATATTGAGGTCTCTGATCCACTTAGTTACaaagaagccatgaagagtaaagatagagaaggATGGATAGAAGCCATGAATGAAGAAATTGAGTCTTTATTCAAGAATAAAACCTGGATTTTGGTGGATAAGTCACAGCTAAAATCTGATGGAAATGAAAGAAGATTGGTTAGCTGCGAGTGGGTGTTTAAAAGGAAGGTTGAAACCACTGATAGTGACAAAATCAAGTTCAAGGCTCGGTTGGTGGCCAGAGGATTTACACAGCAAGAAGGAGtggattttaatgaagtgtttgcTCCTGTTGTGAAACATACATCTATTAGGATTCTACTAGCTGTGGTGAATCAGTTAGGTTGGGAGTTGCAGCAGCTTGATGTCAAGACTGCTTTTCTCAATGGAGATCTTGAAGAAACCATCTTCATGGATCAGCCTGAGGGTTATGTGAAGATTGGGGAAGAAAACAAGGTATGCCTACTGAGAAAAAGCCTATATGGACTAAAACAAAGCCCCagacagtggaacaagaagtttgatgggcAGATGAGGCAGATTGGCTTCACAaggtcagaatatgatgattgcatttACATAAAGAAAAAGGGCAGTGCATCAGTGACCTATCTATTGctttatgtggatgacatgCTACTTGTTGGACCTTCTATGGCTGAGTTACAGAAAGTCAAGGAGGATTTGAAATCCagttttgaaatgaaggatctaggagaagCAAGAAAGATCCTAGGGATTAATATTCAGAGAGACAGAAGCAGTAAGAAACTTTGGCTGCTTCAGTCAGATTACATTGAGAAAGTCCTAAAGAGGTTCAAGATGGACAATGctaaagctgcatcaactcatTTGTCACAGAGTTTTAAACTATCAAAGGAGCAGGCTCCTAAGTCTAAGCAAGAAGCAATGGAAATGGAGGCtattccttatgctagtgtggttggaagcaTCATGTACACCATGATTTGTACAAGGCCAGACTTGGCTCATGCTATTTCAGTAACTAGCAGATATATGGCAGACCCTGGAAatgagcattggaatgctcttaaatgGATTCTGAGATACATGAAGAACACTAGTGGCTGGGGAATTGAATTCAGTAGCTGTGATGAAGAGAAAGAAGAGGTAGTAGTGGGCTATTGTGATTCAGATTATGCTACTAATCaagacaacagaaagtcccaaactggatatcttttcaccatgtttggtaCTGTTATCAGTTGAAAGTCAAGTCtacaaagtgttgttgctctctctaCAACAGAGGCTGAGTATATGGCTCTCACAGCAGCTGTGCAAGAGAGCTTTTGGATTCAGGGTGTTAtctctgattttggttttaatCAGAGAACAATGGTGGTACATTGTGATAGTAGTTCAAcaatgtgcttggctaaacactAGTATTTTCATGAAAGAagcaagcacatagatgtgaggcttcatttcattagagatgagattgagagGGGAAGAGTGAAGGTGGTTAAGATTGACACCTtacacaatccggctgacatgcttaCTAAGTCTCTAGgcagagacaagtttgatcattgtaAAGAATTGATCAGAGTTTGCTACAAAGTTTGAATGTGcactcaggtggagaattgtaagaGTTGGAGTTCACATTCAAAGAAGGCTTAAGCTTGAAGATCAAGGCTGAAGCTTGCAAGAAAGAGTGCAGAAGAAGGAAAGAAGAGGCTGGAGCAAACTAGCCGTTGTGGCAGTTAGTTTGTTAGGAAAAGATCAGTTAAAAGCTCATTGATTCTTTTCTTGatttagttagttagtagcagttacCACTTTGTCTTGAGCTTTAAAATAGCTCATTTGTACTTGTATTTTACTGATTAAGCATTCAATAAAGAGGATCTCGTTTTTCTCCAAGAAACTCTCTCAATTCTACTTCATTTTCTAGTGTGTGTCTCTGTGATAATTCTCAACTGAGTGTGTGTGAGTCTTGTGTGTCTAGACTCTAACAGTACTCATGGGCATATTGATCGATCATATTTTCAATTAGggcttcttctttttttgtgaAATAAATAAGTATGGATTAGGGTTATTTTTCCTATGTTGTTAGGAGAGAATTCGTTATTTCATAAATATCAATGCATATTTTTTGTTCTTTATCTTGTTCATCTTCaaggaattaatttaatttaataaagggTTAATTTTACACAATTGCGACGGTGGATTTCAAAAGCAATTTCAACTTTGCGATAGAGATGAATTTAGTTTAATCAATGGTtaactcttttttttaaaagatgcATAATTAATCAGACAATATAACGCTTTTCGAAAACACCCCCTTAAGCACAATTTACCTTGGTTTTGGCAAGTGGTtagaaatttatttcaaaaaatcCCTTTGAATAAATAAGGATTGTTAATAACTAatggagtaatttatttgtgaatatagTAGCTGTGAATGGTGAACAAATAAGGACTGTTCACACCTAATAGCTTAGTTGTGTATAGGTTAGCTAGCTGAAAAAAATAAGGAGCATTCAGAACTAACATAAATAGCCTAGTTGAAGGAATTTCTTTATCTCTAATAAATTGGGACACAATGCCattaacacacttttcttttttatctttctGTTATTTAcccatttttgtattaaaactcgtgatgTTTTAAAAGTTCCTATATTTGGGAGAGGGGGAACAAAGAGTTAGTACTCACAACTAAGTTGGGGTTTGGTGAAAAATAAGAGATACTCACAACTAAGTTGGAGTTTGGTTCGTTGAACAAGATAATAGTAAGATACAATATGAGATATTCATGTAGTACCATATAATCTTGCTGTTATAGAGACGGACCAAGagtttttgagaaaaatataaccgaataaaagataaaattaattagtcATGACATTTAATCATAATAATCAGCCCTTAAGAGTTAAAGAGTAATTAATTATagcttaaaaaaattattcaaaaccATGAATATAACCAGTTGTGGATGACTCTCATTCACAATTAAAAGTAATTTCGAGTTTTGGATGATAGATTAAACAGACCTCGTGACGGGTACaaatccctatatatatagaagGGTGGCTATTCACAGTTGTGGATGACTACTCCGGTGATGGCGAAAACCGTAATCTTAGTGAGCTCCGACGGCGAGTGGTTCGAGATCGCTGAATCCGTGGCGGCGCAGTCAACAGTGATCGGGAACGTAATCGAAGACGTCGGCGGCCGCTCTTCAACGTCCCCGCTAGAGTCCTAGTTAAGGTGATCGAATACCTCAAGAATCACGGCGGCGATGAGTTGGTGAGCGGCGTCCCCGTGAAAGTGCTCTTGGAGTATCTTATGGCTGCCAACTATCTCGACATCAAGGGTCTAATTGATCTCGTCTCGCAGAAGATCGCCGATTCAATCGAAGCCTGCAAACCGGAGGCGGAGGCGCGCGAATACGGTAAGCGATCGCGCCTGGATTTAGGGTTTTAATTTTCCAAGAAAACATGAAAAAATGGTGAATTAAGGCCAGTCTTGTCGTCTAATACGTAAATTTCATTAGTTCATGTTGAAGCAATGCATGTTGAGTTTGAATCTATCGTGACTTTAGATATTTGTTCATAAATCTATAAAAAGATATAGTACTGGACTACTGGTGTTATTTTCCTAGAAAATATAGGAGTACGATTTTGATAGTGAGTGCGATGCTATTTTCCCATGTCATCCATATTGGAGTACTCCATATGATAAAGAAACGATAAATTCGTATTCATCAATTCTCataagtaaaaaaaacaaaaattatgcAATGTTGATAATATCAACCTACATTTGGGGAAACGGGTCAAAAAATACccatgttaaaataataattttagagTTTAGctataaaatatactaataattaattttgaataacAATGGCTAGCTACAATATGCTACTATGAAACACTGTTCTTACGAAATTATGAATTATAAAACAAAGTTAAGCGAGCATTGAAAGAGAAGTTAATTACTTACAATTTACAGATCAGAATTCTCAAGCAATGTCAGTGCAAGTATTATTGTCACGTCATATGCCCAAAATAAATTGATACCACCAGACAATGCTCTTCGAAAACACCAATTAAGCATAATTTACCAAGTAAGTCTTTAGAAATTTAAGCTGttacaaatttcaaaattgGATCTTAATTAAGTTGACTTATTCATACTTTAGtgatatgaagttgatttagttaattatagcttaaaactaaaaactctcattcacaataaaaaaatactcccaaaATCCCCTATAAATAGAAGGGACTCCCAAAACTAATCAAATTATACGATGATGGCAGCTTCAAATTCGAAAACCGTTACCTTAGTGAGCTCCGACGGCCAGTGAGTCCGCGGCGGCGCAGTCGGCAACGCTCAGGAACATAATCGAGGGCTGCAGCGGCCGGATCCCGCTCTTCAACGTGGGAAACGGATCaagaaataccaaattaaaatattttacttaTAAAGAAAAAGCACAACTCAAAAGTAGTAAATTGCATAGACAATGTCTCCCACTCGCTAGAAGAATTTTATGATCTAATCACACTATTTCACGTTCATGAGCACTTGGTGTATCTTTGGTAGATGAATTTACCAGTGAGGGTGTTGTTGTATATCCAGATTTGTTTAGTTCATCTATTTGAAATAATACATCTTGGTCCAATTTTGAGTGACCAACAAACACATGAAATATAATCTTATGTGAAATATAATCTTATGTCCTTGCACAATCTTGATGGTTGAGAAAGACTCATGCTTCCTTTCTTTGATTCCTCTCGTAAGCAACACTGAGAATTGATCTCACCATGTATTCGACCACCGCTTAGGCTTCCTATCATCCGTTGAAGCGCGAATACCGCCATCCCCAGCTAGCTTGTGTTTTATACGCGTTCACCAAACTCTGCTTAATCGCTACTTGATCTTCATTCGAATTTCCCGTTGCAACTCCTACACAAAAATGCTATAGATCCAAGGACTGATCAGAAACTCATCGATCCTTAggaaagataaataaacaaaacataataaGAACACATATTTTAGGTCATATAACTTCAAGCAGATGAGTTATCTACCCTACCAAACTAACTCTTACCATTGGCAAGATCAAGCAAGAAATCAGACGGATTCATGGCGACACTCGGAGCAAAACCAACACTTGAAAAATAGCCCAAAACGTCAGCACCTTTGCCGAAATACAAAGGGTTCCCTTCCGACAGCAAGATAATTTTATGAAACATATAAAAGAGCCTGCTCGAGGGCTGGTGAATTGTCATCAGGACTGTACGGCCCCCGTTGGCCAGGCCCCACAGCGTAGAAACGATCTTCTGCGCTGTGGTGGAGCTCATACAAAGCCAACAGTCACCAAAGTCAAAATcagctagaagagaaaatgatCATAATAGAAGTATAtcactccctctgtcccattatcATTGCATGTTTTCCTTTTTCAGGCCGTCTCATGTAACATGGCCTATTTCCTTCTTAAGACACCTTTATTGCTCACAcaacttttaaaaaatgtattaCTCGC carries:
- the LOC121781708 gene encoding uncharacterized protein LOC121781708, which produces MAKTVILVSSDGEWFEIAESVAAQSTVIGNNHGGDELVSGVPVKVLLEYLMAANYLDIKGLIDLVSQKIADSIEACKPEAEAREYDEFTSEGVVVYPDLFSSSI